The genomic interval CCAGGACCCGTACGCGGGCGGTCCGCAGGACCCGTACGCGCAGCAGCCCGCACCCTACGGCGGGGAGCAGTCCGACTACTACGGCACCCCCGAGGCCTACCCGCCGCCCGAGCCCCCCGGCCGCCGGCGGCCCGAGCCGGAGCGCGAGCCCGAGCCGCAGACCGACTGGGACCCCGGCCCCGACCAGGGCGAACACGCGTTCTTCGCGGGCGGTGACGACGAGGACGGCCGCGCCGACGAGCCCGACGACCGGCGCGGACGCGGCGAACGCCGGAGCGGCGGGGACCGCAGGGGCGGCGGCAAGGAGAAGAAGCGGCGCAGCGGAATGGCCTGTCTCGTGGTCGTCGCGGTCTTCGGCGGCGGACTGGCCGGTGTGAGCTACTTCGGCTACCAGTTCTACCAGGATCGTTTCGGCAGCGCCCCGGACTTCGCGGGGTCCGGGAACGGCGAGCAGGTCACCGTCACCATCCCCAAGGGCTCCGGCGGCTACGCCATCGGCCAGGTGCTCAAGAAGATGGGGGTGGTCAAGAGCGTCGACGCCTTCGTCTCGGCCCAGGCGGCCAACCCGGAGGGCAAGAACATCCAGGACGGCGTCTACACGCTGCAGAAGGAGATGTCGGCCGCGAGCGCGGTCGAACTGATGCTCAGCCCGAAGAGCCGCAACAACCTGATCATCGCCGAGGGCAAGCGCAACGAGGCCGTCTACGAACTCATCGACGCGCGCCTCGAGGTCAGGAAGGGCACCACGGCCAAGGTCGCCGAGACCAAGTGGAAGACCCTCGGCCTGCCCGACTGGGCCGTGAACCACCCGGACGTGAAGGACCCGCTCGAAGGCTTCCTCTTCCCCTCCAGCTACGCCGTGGCCAAGGGACAGAAGCCGGAGGACGTGCTCAAGCAAATGGTGGCTCGTGCCACCGAGAAGTACGAGTCCCTGGGGTTCGAGACCAAGGCGAAGAGCCTCGGCCTCGAAGGGCCCTGGGAACTGGTGACGGTCGCCAGCCTGGTGCAGGCCGAGGGCAAGACCCACGACGACTTCCGCAAGATGTCGGAGGTCATCTACAACCGGCTGAAGCCGACGAACACCGAGACGAACCAGAAACTGCAGTTCGACTCGACGTTCAACTATCTTCTGGGGCAGAGCGAGATCGACATCTCCGTGTCGGAGATCAACAGCAACCCCGACCCGTACAACACGTACACCAACAAGGGCCTGCCACCCGGTCCGATCGGCAACCCGGGCGAAGAGGCGCTGCAGGCCGCGCTGAAACCGACCCAGGACGGCTGGATGTACTTCGTGGCCACGGACGGCATGGACAAGACCGAGTTCGCCAGGACCATCGCGGAGCATCAGAAACTCGTCGACAAGTTCAACGCGTCGAGGGGCAACTGATGCCGGCCGCCCGTCGCGCCGCCGTGCTCGGCTCCCCGATCGCCCACTCGCTCTCCCCGGTGCTGCACCGCGCGGCCTACGCCGAGCTGGGCCTGGAGGGCTGGACGTACGACCGGTTCGAGATCGACGAGGAGGCGCTGCCCGGCTTCTTCGAGACCCTCGGCCCCGAGTGGGCGGGACTGTCGCTGACCATGCCGTTGAAGCGGGCCGTGATCCCGCTGCTCGACGGCATCAGTGAGACGGCTGCCTCGGTCGACGCGGTCAACACGGTCGTCCTCACCGAGGACGGCCGCCGCACCGGCGACAACACCGACATCCCCGGCATGGTCGCGGCCCTGCGCGAGCACGGCATCGAGAAGGTGGACACCGCCGCGATCCTCGGCGCGGGCGCCACCGCCTCCTCCGCGCTCGCCGCACTGTCCCGCGTCTGCTCCGGCGAGGTCGTCGTCCATGTGCGCAGCGAGACCCGG from Streptomyces sp. DH-12 carries:
- the mltG gene encoding endolytic transglycosylase MltG translates to MTEYGRGQGSAPWHPDDPLYGDGGWGGQQAQQAQQSYGGQQQHYPQQPQQQYGDWGTGDQHGYGDPSYPQYDQYGQQHTPPQHQQQHQAQQQHQHPQYDENGWPTGSYPQDPYAGGPQDPYAQQPAPYGGEQSDYYGTPEAYPPPEPPGRRRPEPEREPEPQTDWDPGPDQGEHAFFAGGDDEDGRADEPDDRRGRGERRSGGDRRGGGKEKKRRSGMACLVVVAVFGGGLAGVSYFGYQFYQDRFGSAPDFAGSGNGEQVTVTIPKGSGGYAIGQVLKKMGVVKSVDAFVSAQAANPEGKNIQDGVYTLQKEMSAASAVELMLSPKSRNNLIIAEGKRNEAVYELIDARLEVRKGTTAKVAETKWKTLGLPDWAVNHPDVKDPLEGFLFPSSYAVAKGQKPEDVLKQMVARATEKYESLGFETKAKSLGLEGPWELVTVASLVQAEGKTHDDFRKMSEVIYNRLKPTNTETNQKLQFDSTFNYLLGQSEIDISVSEINSNPDPYNTYTNKGLPPGPIGNPGEEALQAALKPTQDGWMYFVATDGMDKTEFARTIAEHQKLVDKFNASRGN
- a CDS encoding shikimate dehydrogenase, encoding MPAARRAAVLGSPIAHSLSPVLHRAAYAELGLEGWTYDRFEIDEEALPGFFETLGPEWAGLSLTMPLKRAVIPLLDGISETAASVDAVNTVVLTEDGRRTGDNTDIPGMVAALREHGIEKVDTAAILGAGATASSALAALSRVCSGEVVVHVRSETRAAEMRQWAERLDVTVRIAAWDDAEEALRAPLVVSTTPAGVTDSLARAVPERPAALFDVLYDPWPTVLAARWSAYGGAVVSGLDLLVHQAVLQVEQMTGRSPAPLEAMRHAGERALAAR